One part of the Streptomyces lienomycini genome encodes these proteins:
- a CDS encoding ATP-binding protein, whose amino-acid sequence MNQETSDRAPRPAVPVRNFSLQLSPTPRGARLARLLATEQLRTWGLPTHPAELIVAELATNAATHGRVSGRDFRLLLYVVGDTLRIEVTDTRGDRLPCPQQAATDAESGRGLLLVETLADRWGVVPGPPPRKTVWAEVGTSPD is encoded by the coding sequence GTGAACCAGGAAACCAGTGACCGTGCGCCCCGGCCCGCCGTCCCCGTCCGCAACTTCAGCCTCCAGCTGTCCCCCACGCCTCGCGGTGCCCGTCTCGCCCGGCTGCTCGCCACTGAGCAACTCCGCACGTGGGGACTGCCGACACACCCGGCGGAGCTCATCGTCGCGGAGCTGGCCACCAACGCCGCCACCCACGGCCGCGTCTCCGGCCGGGACTTCCGGCTGTTGCTGTACGTCGTTGGCGACACGCTCCGCATCGAGGTCACCGACACGCGCGGTGACCGGCTCCCATGCCCGCAGCAGGCGGCGACCGATGCAGAGTCCGGTCGCGGCCTGCTGCTCGTGGAGACCCTCGCCGACCGCTGGGGGGTCGTCCCCGGCCCACCTCCGCGCAAGACGGTGTGGGCCGAGGTGGGGACCAGCCCCGACTGA
- a CDS encoding helix-turn-helix domain-containing protein, translating to MDKSADEAGWDVEPGDEVEPVVQAVGRLLRVCREAAGVSVSELAESLGYGEDMVRKIERGARIPRPEYLDKADQLLKAQGHLRAFMEDMRKARYPKKVRQLAELEERSVEMLLYSNHNIHGLLQTEEYARALLRTWRPAYPPDELERMTTARMARKSVFERSPAPEFSFVLEEVTLRRPVGGTMVLRRQLEHMLDVAKLPFVELQVMPTTCANHPGIGGLVEVLKFADGTGIGRTDGDFGGRPVSDPRQLRVLDLRYGIIRAQALTPENSLVFIEETLGEL from the coding sequence GTGGACAAAAGTGCGGACGAGGCGGGCTGGGACGTCGAACCGGGCGACGAGGTCGAGCCGGTGGTGCAGGCGGTGGGGCGCCTGCTCAGGGTCTGCCGCGAGGCGGCCGGGGTGAGCGTGTCCGAGCTGGCGGAGTCCCTCGGATACGGCGAGGACATGGTCCGCAAGATCGAACGAGGGGCCCGGATTCCCCGCCCGGAGTACCTGGACAAGGCGGACCAGCTCCTGAAGGCGCAGGGGCATCTGAGGGCCTTCATGGAGGACATGAGGAAGGCCCGGTATCCGAAGAAGGTGCGGCAGCTGGCCGAGCTGGAGGAGCGGTCGGTGGAGATGCTGCTGTACAGCAACCACAACATCCACGGGCTGTTGCAGACGGAGGAGTACGCGCGGGCGCTGCTGCGGACCTGGCGGCCCGCCTACCCACCGGACGAGCTGGAACGGATGACCACCGCGCGCATGGCCCGGAAGTCCGTCTTCGAGCGCTCCCCCGCGCCGGAGTTCAGCTTCGTCCTGGAAGAGGTGACGCTGCGCCGCCCGGTCGGAGGCACAATGGTGCTGCGCCGACAGCTCGAACACATGCTGGACGTGGCGAAGTTGCCGTTCGTGGAGCTTCAGGTGATGCCGACCACCTGCGCGAACCACCCAGGAATAGGTGGGCTTGTCGAAGTGCTGAAATTCGCGGACGGTACGGGAATCGGGCGTACCGACGGCGACTTCGGAGGCCGCCCGGTCTCGGACCCCAGGCAGCTCCGCGTCCTTGATCTGCGCTATGGCATCATCCGGGCTCAGGCGCTCACACCAGAGAACTCTCTGGTCTTCATCGAGGAAACCCTGGGAGAGCTATGA
- a CDS encoding DUF397 domain-containing protein produces MSTPELRWFKSSYSSSSNGNDCIEVAPTPATIHVRDSKDASGPRLALTPGVWADFVTYASRG; encoded by the coding sequence ATGAGCACGCCGGAACTCCGCTGGTTCAAGAGCAGCTACAGCAGCAGCAGCAACGGCAACGACTGCATCGAGGTCGCTCCCACCCCCGCCACCATCCACGTCCGCGACTCAAAGGACGCGTCCGGCCCGCGCCTCGCGCTCACGCCGGGGGTGTGGGCGGACTTCGTGACGTACGCGTCCCGCGGCTGA
- the rpsJ gene encoding 30S ribosomal protein S10, whose protein sequence is MAGQKIRIRLKAYDHEVIDSSAKKIVETVTRTGASVAGPVPLPTEKNVYCVIKSPHKYKDSREHFEMRTHKRLIDILDPTPKTVDSLMRLDLPAGVDIEIKL, encoded by the coding sequence ATGGCGGGACAGAAGATCCGCATCCGGCTCAAGGCCTACGACCACGAGGTCATCGACTCTTCGGCGAAGAAGATCGTCGAGACGGTGACTCGCACTGGTGCGTCGGTCGCGGGCCCGGTGCCGCTGCCCACTGAGAAGAACGTGTACTGCGTCATCAAGTCGCCGCACAAGTACAAGGACTCGCGCGAGCACTTCGAGATGCGCACGCACAAGCGCCTGATCGACATCCTCGACCCGACTCCCAAGACCGTTGACTCTCTGATGCGACTCGACCTCCCGGCCGGTGTCGACATCGAGATCAAGCTCTGA
- the rplC gene encoding 50S ribosomal protein L3: MTKQIKGILGEKLGMTQVWDENNRVVPVTVVKAGPNVVTQVRTNDVDGYESVQIAFGEIDPRKVNKPLKGHFAKADVTPRRHLVEIRTADAAEYTLGQEVSAEVFESGVKVDVTGKSKGKGFAGVMKRHNFKGLGAGHGTQRKHRSPGSIGGCATPGRVFKGLRMAGRMGNERVTTQNLTVHAVDAEKGLLLIKGAVPGPNGGLVLVRTAAKGA, from the coding sequence ATGACCAAGCAGATCAAGGGCATCCTGGGCGAGAAGCTCGGCATGACGCAGGTGTGGGACGAGAACAACCGCGTTGTTCCGGTCACCGTCGTCAAGGCCGGCCCCAACGTCGTCACCCAGGTCCGCACGAACGACGTCGACGGCTACGAGTCCGTCCAGATCGCGTTCGGCGAGATCGACCCGCGCAAGGTGAACAAGCCCCTCAAGGGCCACTTCGCCAAGGCCGACGTCACCCCCCGCCGCCACCTCGTCGAGATCCGTACCGCCGACGCCGCCGAGTACACGCTCGGTCAGGAAGTCAGCGCCGAGGTCTTCGAGTCCGGCGTGAAGGTCGACGTCACCGGCAAGAGCAAGGGCAAGGGCTTCGCCGGTGTCATGAAGCGTCACAACTTCAAGGGCCTCGGCGCCGGACACGGCACCCAGCGCAAGCACCGCTCGCCCGGTTCCATCGGTGGCTGCGCCACCCCGGGCCGCGTGTTCAAGGGCCTCCGCATGGCCGGCCGCATGGGCAACGAGCGGGTCACCACCCAGAACCTGACCGTCCACGCCGTTGACGCGGAGAAGGGTCTGCTGCTCATCAAGGGCGCGGTTCCCGGTCCGAACGGCGGCCTCGTCCTGGTCCGCACTGCGGCCAAGGGGGCCTGA
- the rplD gene encoding 50S ribosomal protein L4: protein MSTVDILSPAGEKTGSVELPAEIFGVEKISIPLIHQVVVAQNAAARQGTHKTKRRGEVRGGGKKPYRQKGTGRARQGSTRAPQFAGGGVVHGPQPRDYSQRTPKKMKAAALRHALTDRARHDRIHVVTGVIEGETPSTKAARTLFGKISERKNLLLVVDRADEAAWLSARNLPQIHILEPGQLNTYDVLVSDDVVFTQAAFESFVSGPNKAADTEGSEA from the coding sequence ATGAGCACTGTTGACATCCTTTCGCCTGCCGGCGAGAAGACCGGAAGCGTCGAGCTCCCCGCGGAGATCTTCGGCGTGGAGAAGATCAGCATCCCGCTGATCCACCAGGTCGTCGTCGCGCAGAACGCCGCTGCCCGCCAGGGCACGCACAAGACCAAGCGTCGCGGCGAGGTCCGTGGTGGCGGCAAGAAGCCGTACCGCCAGAAGGGCACCGGCCGCGCCCGCCAGGGTTCGACCCGTGCGCCGCAGTTCGCCGGCGGTGGCGTCGTCCACGGCCCGCAGCCGCGTGACTACTCGCAGCGGACCCCGAAGAAGATGAAGGCCGCGGCCCTGCGCCACGCCCTCACCGACCGGGCCCGCCACGACCGCATCCACGTCGTCACCGGCGTCATCGAGGGCGAGACCCCGTCCACGAAGGCCGCCCGGACGCTGTTCGGCAAGATCTCGGAGCGCAAGAACCTGCTCCTGGTCGTCGACCGCGCCGACGAGGCCGCGTGGCTGTCCGCCCGCAACCTGCCCCAGATCCACATCCTGGAGCCGGGCCAGCTGAACACGTACGACGTTCTCGTCTCGGACGACGTGGTCTTCACCCAGGCCGCTTTCGAGTCCTTCGTGTCTGGCCCCAACAAGGCCGCTGACACCGAAGGGAGCGAAGCCTGA
- the rplW gene encoding 50S ribosomal protein L23, with protein MATRHPSIASKAAKAAKAARVAKARRHEAEGKNTVVTPASKAFTDPRDVLLKPVVSEKSYALLDENKYTFIVAPGSNKTQIKEAVQAVFSVKVTGVNTINRQGKRKRTRTGFGKRADSKRAIVTLAEGDRIDIFGGPTS; from the coding sequence ATGGCTACGCGTCACCCGAGCATCGCCTCCAAGGCGGCCAAGGCCGCCAAGGCCGCGCGCGTCGCCAAGGCGCGTCGCCACGAGGCCGAGGGCAAGAACACCGTCGTCACCCCGGCCAGCAAGGCGTTCACGGACCCCCGTGACGTGCTGCTGAAGCCGGTCGTGTCCGAGAAGAGCTACGCGCTCCTCGACGAGAACAAGTACACGTTCATCGTCGCGCCGGGCTCCAACAAGACCCAGATCAAGGAGGCCGTCCAGGCGGTCTTCTCGGTCAAGGTCACCGGGGTCAACACGATCAACCGCCAGGGCAAGCGGAAGCGGACCCGCACGGGCTTCGGCAAGCGTGCCGACAGCAAGCGCGCGATCGTGACCCTCGCCGAGGGCGACCGTATCGACATCTTCGGCGGTCCGACCTCCTGA
- the rplB gene encoding 50S ribosomal protein L2, producing MGIRKYKPTTPGRRGSSVADFVEVTRSTPEKSLVRPLHSKGGRNNAGRVTVRHQGGGHKRAYRVIDFRRHDKDGVPAKVAHIEYDPNRTARIALLHYADGEKRYILAPRNLQQGDRVENGPGADIKPGNNLALRNIPVGTTIHAIELRPGGGAKFARSAGASVQLLAKEGSMAHLRMPSGEIRLVDQRCRATVGEVGNAEQSNINWGKAGRKRWLGVRPTVRGVVMNPVDHPHGGGEGRTSGGRHPVSPWGKKEGRTRSPKKASNKYIVRRRKTNKKR from the coding sequence ATGGGAATCCGCAAGTACAAGCCGACTACGCCGGGCCGTCGTGGCTCCAGCGTCGCCGACTTCGTCGAGGTCACGCGGTCCACGCCGGAGAAGTCGCTGGTCCGCCCGCTGCACAGCAAGGGCGGCCGTAACAACGCCGGTCGTGTGACCGTTCGCCACCAGGGTGGCGGACACAAGCGCGCCTACCGTGTCATCGACTTCCGTCGGCACGACAAGGACGGCGTGCCGGCGAAGGTCGCGCACATCGAGTACGACCCCAACCGCACCGCGCGCATCGCGCTGCTGCACTACGCCGACGGCGAGAAGCGCTACATCCTCGCCCCGCGCAACCTGCAGCAGGGCGACCGCGTCGAGAACGGTCCCGGGGCCGACATCAAGCCGGGCAACAACCTGGCGCTCCGCAACATCCCGGTCGGTACCACGATCCACGCGATCGAGCTCCGTCCCGGTGGCGGCGCCAAGTTCGCCCGCTCCGCCGGTGCCTCCGTGCAGCTGCTCGCGAAGGAGGGCTCGATGGCCCACCTGCGCATGCCGTCCGGAGAGATCCGCCTGGTCGACCAGCGCTGCCGCGCCACGGTCGGCGAGGTCGGCAACGCCGAGCAGTCCAACATCAACTGGGGCAAGGCCGGCCGTAAGCGGTGGCTGGGCGTTCGCCCGACCGTCCGTGGTGTCGTCATGAACCCGGTCGACCACCCGCACGGTGGTGGCGAGGGCCGTACTTCCGGTGGCCGTCACCCCGTGTCGCCGTGGGGCAAGAAGGAAGGCCGTACTCGTTCGCCCAAGAAGGCGTCGAACAAGTACATCGTCCGCCGCCGCAAGACGAACAAGAAGCGCTAA
- the rpsS gene encoding 30S ribosomal protein S19: MPRSLKKGPFVDDHLIKKVDVQNEAGTKNVIKTWSRRSMIVPAMLGHTIAVHNGKTHIPVFVTESMVGHKLGEFSPTRTFRGHVKDDRKSKRR, translated from the coding sequence ATGCCTCGTAGCTTGAAGAAGGGACCCTTCGTCGACGACCACCTGATCAAGAAGGTGGACGTCCAGAACGAAGCCGGTACCAAGAACGTCATCAAGACCTGGTCCCGTCGCTCGATGATCGTCCCGGCGATGCTCGGCCACACGATCGCGGTGCACAACGGCAAGACCCACATCCCGGTGTTTGTCACCGAGTCCATGGTCGGCCACAAGCTCGGCGAGTTCTCGCCGACGCGCACCTTCCGGGGTCACGTGAAGGACGACCGGAAGTCGAAGCGCCGCTAA
- the rplV gene encoding 50S ribosomal protein L22: protein MEARAQARYIRVTPMKARRVVDLIRGMDATEAQAVLRFAPQAASVPVGKVLDSAIANAAHNYDHTDADSLVISEAYVDEGPTLKRFRPRAQGRAYRIRKRTSHITVVVSSKEGTR from the coding sequence ATGGAAGCCAGGGCCCAGGCGCGGTACATCCGCGTCACGCCCATGAAGGCCCGCCGCGTGGTGGACCTCATCCGTGGCATGGATGCCACGGAGGCTCAGGCGGTCCTGCGTTTCGCCCCGCAGGCCGCGAGCGTGCCGGTCGGCAAGGTGCTGGACAGCGCCATCGCCAACGCCGCGCACAACTACGACCACACCGACGCCGACAGCCTCGTCATTTCCGAGGCGTACGTCGACGAGGGCCCGACCCTGAAGCGGTTCCGTCCGCGCGCCCAGGGCCGCGCCTACCGGATCCGCAAGCGGACCAGCCACATCACCGTGGTCGTCAGCAGCAAGGAAGGAACCCGGTAA
- the rpsC gene encoding 30S ribosomal protein S3 has translation MGQKVNPHGFRLGVTTDFKSRWYADKLYKDYVKEDVAIRRMMTSGMERAGISKVEIERTRDRVRVDIHTARPGIVIGRRGAEADRIRGDLEKLTGKQVQLNILEVKSPETDAQLVAQAVAEQLSSRVSFRRAMRKSMQGTMKAGAKGIKIQCGGRLGGAEMSRSEFYREGRVPLHTLRANVDYGFFEAKTTFGRIGVKVWIYKGDVKNIAEVRAENAAARAGNRPARGGADRPARGGRGGERRGRKPQQQSAPAAEAPKADAPAAAAPAESTGTEA, from the coding sequence ATGGGCCAGAAGGTAAACCCGCACGGGTTCCGGCTCGGTGTCACCACCGACTTCAAGTCGCGTTGGTACGCCGACAAGCTGTACAAGGACTACGTCAAGGAAGACGTCGCCATCCGTCGGATGATGACGTCCGGCATGGAGCGCGCCGGCATCTCGAAGGTGGAGATCGAGCGCACCCGTGACCGCGTGCGTGTGGACATCCACACCGCCCGTCCCGGCATCGTCATCGGCCGCCGCGGCGCCGAGGCCGACCGCATCCGCGGTGACCTGGAGAAGCTGACCGGCAAGCAGGTCCAGCTGAACATCCTCGAGGTCAAGAGCCCCGAGACGGACGCTCAGCTGGTGGCCCAGGCCGTCGCCGAGCAGCTGTCCTCCCGCGTCTCCTTCCGTCGCGCCATGCGCAAGAGCATGCAGGGCACGATGAAGGCCGGCGCCAAGGGCATCAAGATCCAGTGCGGTGGCCGCCTCGGTGGCGCCGAGATGTCCCGCTCGGAGTTCTACCGCGAGGGCCGTGTGCCCCTGCACACGCTCCGCGCGAACGTGGACTACGGCTTCTTCGAGGCCAAGACGACCTTCGGCCGCATCGGTGTGAAGGTCTGGATCTACAAGGGCGACGTCAAGAACATCGCCGAGGTCCGCGCCGAGAACGCCGCCGCCCGTGCCGGCAACCGCCCGGCCCGTGGCGGCGCCGACCGCCCGGCCCGCGGTGGCCGCGGTGGCGAGCGTCGTGGGCGCAAGCCGCAGCAGCAGTCGGCTCCGGCCGCCGAGGCCCCCAAGGCCGACGCGCCCGCCGCTGCCGCTCCGGCCGAGAGCACCGGAACGGAGGCCTGA
- the rplP gene encoding 50S ribosomal protein L16: protein MLIPRRVKHRKQHHPKRRGMAKGGTQVAFGEYGIQALTPAYVTNRQIEAARIAMTRHIKRGGKVWINIYPDRPLTKKPAETRMGSGKGSPEWWIANVHPGRVMFELSYPNEKIAREALTRAAHKLPMKCRIVKREAGEA, encoded by the coding sequence ATGCTGATCCCCCGCAGGGTCAAGCACCGCAAGCAGCACCACCCCAAGCGCCGCGGTATGGCCAAGGGCGGTACGCAGGTTGCGTTCGGCGAGTACGGCATCCAGGCCCTCACGCCGGCGTACGTGACCAACCGCCAGATCGAGGCGGCCCGTATCGCGATGACCCGCCACATCAAGCGTGGCGGCAAGGTCTGGATCAACATCTACCCGGACCGCCCGCTCACGAAGAAGCCGGCCGAGACCCGCATGGGTTCCGGTAAGGGTTCTCCCGAGTGGTGGATCGCGAACGTGCACCCGGGTCGGGTCATGTTCGAGCTGTCCTACCCCAACGAGAAGATCGCCCGTGAGGCGCTGACCCGTGCGGCCCACAAGCTGCCGATGAAGTGCCGGATCGTCAAGCGCGAGGCAGGTGAAGCGTGA
- the rpmC gene encoding 50S ribosomal protein L29, whose protein sequence is MSAGTKASELRELGNEELLAKLREAKEELFNLRFQAATGQLENHGRLKAVRKDIARIYTLMRERELGIETVESA, encoded by the coding sequence ATGTCGGCCGGTACCAAGGCGTCCGAGCTGCGCGAGCTGGGCAACGAGGAGCTTCTTGCGAAGCTCCGCGAGGCCAAGGAAGAGCTGTTCAACCTCCGCTTCCAGGCGGCGACGGGTCAGCTCGAGAACCACGGTCGGCTCAAGGCCGTCCGTAAGGACATCGCGCGGATCTACACCCTGATGCGTGAGCGCGAGCTGGGCATCGAGACGGTGGAGAGCGCCTGA
- the rpsQ gene encoding 30S ribosomal protein S17, whose protein sequence is MSESNVTEETKAARGFRKTRQGLVVSDKMDKTVVVAVEDRVTHALYGKVIRRTEKLKAHDEQNAAGVGDRVLLMETRPLSATKRWRVVEVLEKAK, encoded by the coding sequence ATGAGCGAGAGCAACGTGACTGAAGAGACGAAGGCCGCGCGCGGCTTCCGCAAGACCCGCCAGGGTCTGGTCGTCAGCGACAAGATGGACAAGACCGTCGTCGTCGCCGTCGAGGACCGCGTGACCCACGCCCTGTACGGCAAGGTCATCCGCCGTACCGAGAAGCTCAAGGCTCACGACGAGCAGAACGCCGCGGGCGTCGGCGACCGTGTCCTCCTCATGGAGACCCGGCCGCTGTCCGCGACGAAGCGCTGGCGCGTCGTCGAGGTCCTCGAGAAGGCCAAGTAA
- the rplN gene encoding 50S ribosomal protein L14, giving the protein MIQQESRLRVADNTGAKEILTIRVLGGSGRRYAGIGDVIVATVKDAIPGGNVKKGDVVKAVIVRTVKERRRPDGSYIRFDENAAVILKNDGDPRGTRIFGPVGRELREKKFMKIISLAPEVL; this is encoded by the coding sequence GTGATCCAGCAGGAGTCGCGGCTGCGTGTCGCCGACAACACGGGTGCGAAGGAAATCCTGACCATCCGTGTGCTCGGTGGCTCGGGCCGCCGCTACGCGGGTATCGGTGACGTCATCGTCGCCACCGTCAAGGACGCGATCCCCGGTGGCAACGTGAAGAAGGGTGACGTCGTCAAGGCGGTCATCGTTCGCACCGTCAAGGAGCGCCGCCGTCCCGACGGCTCGTACATCCGCTTCGACGAGAACGCCGCCGTCATTCTGAAGAACGACGGCGACCCTCGCGGCACCCGTATCTTCGGCCCGGTGGGCCGTGAGCTGCGCGAGAAGAAGTTCATGAAGATCATCTCCCTCGCGCCGGAGGTGCTGTGA
- the rplX gene encoding 50S ribosomal protein L24: MKIKKGDLVQVITGKDKGKQGKVIAAFPREDRVLVEGVNRVKKHTKAGPTARGSQAGGIVTTEAPIHVSNVQLVVEKDGNKVVTRVGYRFDDEGNKVRVAKRTGEDI; encoded by the coding sequence ATGAAGATCAAGAAGGGCGACCTGGTCCAGGTCATCACCGGTAAGGACAAGGGCAAGCAGGGCAAGGTCATCGCGGCCTTCCCCCGCGAGGACCGCGTCCTGGTCGAGGGTGTCAACCGGGTCAAGAAGCACACCAAGGCCGGGCCGACCGCTCGCGGTTCGCAGGCCGGCGGCATCGTGACCACCGAGGCCCCGATCCACGTCTCCAACGTCCAGCTGGTCGTGGAGAAGGACGGCAACAAGGTCGTCACGCGCGTCGGTTACCGCTTCGACGACGAGGGCAACAAGGTTCGCGTTGCCAAGCGGACGGGTGAGGACATCTGA
- the rplE gene encoding 50S ribosomal protein L5, whose product MATTTTPRLKTKYREEIAGKLREEFSYENVMQIPGLVKIVVNMGVGDAARDSKLIEGAIRDLTTITGQKPAVTKARKSIAQFKLREGQPIGAHVTLRGDRMWEFLDRTLSLALPRIRDFRGLSPKQFDGRGNYTFGLTEQVMFHEIDQDKIDRTRGMDITVVTTATNDAEGRALLRHLGFPFKEA is encoded by the coding sequence ATGGCTACCACCACCACTCCGCGTCTCAAGACGAAGTACCGCGAGGAGATCGCCGGCAAGCTGCGTGAGGAGTTCTCCTACGAGAACGTCATGCAGATCCCCGGCCTCGTGAAGATCGTGGTCAACATGGGTGTCGGCGACGCCGCCCGTGACTCGAAGCTGATCGAGGGCGCGATCCGCGACCTGACCACCATCACCGGTCAGAAGCCGGCCGTCACCAAGGCCCGCAAGTCCATCGCGCAGTTCAAGCTGCGTGAGGGCCAGCCGATCGGTGCCCACGTCACGCTCCGTGGCGACCGCATGTGGGAGTTCCTGGACCGCACCCTGTCGCTCGCGCTGCCGCGCATCCGCGACTTCCGCGGTCTGTCCCCCAAGCAGTTCGACGGCCGTGGCAACTACACCTTCGGTCTCACCGAGCAGGTCATGTTCCACGAGATCGACCAGGACAAGATCGACCGCACCCGGGGTATGGACATCACCGTGGTGACCACGGCGACCAACGACGCTGAGGGCCGCGCGCTCCTTCGTCACCTCGGCTTCCCCTTCAAGGAGGCGTGA
- a CDS encoding type Z 30S ribosomal protein S14, producing MAKKALIAKAARKPKFGVRGYTRCQRCGRPHSVYRKFGLCRVCLREMAHRGELPGVTKSSW from the coding sequence ATGGCGAAGAAGGCTCTGATTGCCAAGGCTGCTCGCAAGCCCAAGTTCGGTGTCCGCGGCTACACGCGCTGCCAGCGCTGCGGCCGTCCGCACTCCGTCTACCGCAAGTTCGGCCTGTGCCGCGTGTGCCTCCGTGAGATGGCTCACCGTGGCGAGCTGCCGGGCGTGACCAAGAGCTCTTGGTAA
- the rpsH gene encoding 30S ribosomal protein S8 has protein sequence MTMTDPIADMLTRLRNANSAYHDSVTMPASKIKSHIAEILQQEGFITGWKTEDAEVGKNLTLELKFGPNRERSIAGIKRISKPGLRVYAKSTNLPKVLGGLGVAIISTSHGLLTDKQAGKKGVGGEVLAYVW, from the coding sequence ATGACCATGACTGATCCGATCGCAGACATGCTTACGCGTCTGCGGAACGCGAACTCGGCGTACCACGACTCCGTGACGATGCCGGCGTCCAAGATCAAGTCTCACATCGCGGAGATCCTCCAGCAGGAGGGCTTCATCACCGGCTGGAAGACCGAGGACGCCGAGGTGGGCAAGAACCTCACCCTCGAGCTGAAGTTCGGTCCGAACCGTGAGCGCTCCATCGCGGGCATCAAGCGGATCTCCAAGCCCGGTCTCCGGGTGTACGCGAAGTCCACCAACCTGCCCAAGGTGCTGGGTGGCCTCGGCGTGGCGATCATCTCCACGTCGCACGGGCTCCTCACCGACAAGCAGGCCGGCAAGAAGGGCGTAGGCGGAGAAGTTCTCGCCTACGTCTGGTAA
- the rplF gene encoding 50S ribosomal protein L6 — MSRIGKLPIAVPAGVDVTIDGRTVSVKGPKGSLTHTVVAPIDIAKGEDGVLSVTRPNDERQSKALHGLSRTLVANMITGVTQGYVKKLEISGVGYRVLAKGSNLEFSLGYSHPILVEAPEGITFKVENPTHFSVEGIDKQKVGEVAANIRKLRKPDPYKAKGVKYEGEVIRRKVGKAGK; from the coding sequence ATGTCGCGCATCGGCAAGCTCCCCATCGCGGTTCCCGCCGGCGTGGACGTCACCATCGACGGCCGTACGGTTTCGGTCAAGGGACCCAAGGGTTCGCTGACTCACACCGTCGTGGCGCCGATCGACATCGCCAAGGGTGAGGACGGCGTGCTGAGCGTCACCCGCCCCAACGACGAGCGTCAGAGCAAGGCCCTGCACGGCCTGTCCCGCACGCTGGTGGCGAACATGATCACCGGCGTGACCCAGGGTTACGTGAAGAAGCTCGAGATCAGCGGTGTCGGTTACCGCGTGCTCGCCAAGGGGTCGAACCTGGAGTTCTCCCTCGGCTACAGCCACCCGATCCTGGTCGAGGCCCCCGAGGGCATCACCTTCAAGGTGGAGAACCCGACGCACTTCTCGGTCGAGGGCATCGACAAGCAGAAGGTCGGCGAGGTTGCGGCCAACATCCGCAAGCTGCGCAAGCCCGACCCGTACAAGGCCAAGGGCGTCAAGTACGAGGGCGAAGTCATCCGACGCAAGGTCGGAAAGGCGGGTAAGTAA
- the rplR gene encoding 50S ribosomal protein L18, translated as MAYGQKILKGDAYKRAAIKRRHIRIRKNLSGTAERPRLVVTRSNRHIVAQVIDDIKGHTLASASTLDTSIRGGEADKSAQAQQVGALVAERAKAAGVEAVVFDRGGNQYAGRIAALADAAREAGLKF; from the coding sequence ATGGCATACGGACAGAAGATCCTCAAGGGCGACGCCTACAAGCGCGCCGCGATCAAGCGCCGCCACATCCGGATTCGCAAGAATCTCTCGGGCACGGCGGAGCGTCCCCGTCTGGTCGTTACCCGTTCGAACCGCCACATCGTGGCCCAGGTGATCGACGACATCAAGGGTCACACCCTTGCGTCGGCGTCCACCCTGGACACCTCGATCCGCGGTGGCGAGGCCGACAAGTCCGCGCAGGCCCAGCAGGTCGGCGCCCTGGTCGCCGAGCGCGCCAAGGCCGCCGGCGTCGAGGCCGTCGTGTTCGACCGTGGTGGCAACCAGTACGCCGGGCGCATCGCCGCCCTGGCGGACGCCGCCCGCGAAGCCGGGCTGAAGTTCTGA